The following are from one region of the Falco cherrug isolate bFalChe1 chromosome 19, bFalChe1.pri, whole genome shotgun sequence genome:
- the LOC129734207 gene encoding LOW QUALITY PROTEIN: serum amyloid P-component-like (The sequence of the model RefSeq protein was modified relative to this genomic sequence to represent the inferred CDS: inserted 4 bases in 3 codons; deleted 2 bases in 1 codon): protein MLFCKVTGTPDLEHKVFVFPQETNDSHVLVRAKPKQPLQNVTVHLWSYTDLTQPYSLFCTTKAQDGILLLKPKLTEYQFYVGASLLXFRVPMGIMVSEHICTSWGSATSIAGFWLSGRPWTCEGLQKXGTAVAIMLGQEQEQDAFRGSFDAQQPSMGEMQDVYTXNAGISHLRGDGAMQNGPSKTPIFGWRHFPCAVVGQVCPRPWHLVLGTALVPPRALAPAGWQALAEP from the exons CACAAAGTGTTCGTGTTTCCCCAAGAGACCAATGACTCCCACGTGCTGGTGAGGGCAAAGCCCAAGCAGCCGCTGCAGAACGTCACTGTGCACCTGTGGTCCTACACCGACCTAACCCAGCCCTACAGCCTCTTCTGCACCACCAAGGCGCAGGACGGGATCCTCCTCCTCAAGCCCAAGCTCACAGAGTACCAATTCTACGTGGGGGCAAGTTTGT CCTTCCGTGTCCCCATGGGGATCATGGTGAGCGAGCATATCTGCACCAGCTGG GGGTCAGCCACCAGCATCGCTGGGTTTTGGCTCAGTGGGAGGCCCTGGACCTGTGAGGGGCTGCAGA TGGGGACAGCGGTGGCCAtcatgctggggcaggagcaggagcaggatgcCTTCAGGGGCAGCTTTGATGCCCAGCAGCCTTCCATGGGGGAAATGCAGGATGTGTACAC GAACGCAGGAATCTCCCACCTCAGGGGTGACGGTGCCATGCAGAATGGCCCCAGCAAAACCCCCATCTTTGGCTGGAGACACTTCCCCTGCGCAGTCGTGGGCCAGGTGTGCCCAAGGCCCTGGCACCTGGTACTGGGCACGGCGCTGGTGCCTCCCCGCGCTCTCGCTCCTGCTGGCTGGCAAGCGCTGGCCGAGCCGTGA